The following are encoded together in the Oscarella lobularis chromosome 10, ooOscLobu1.1, whole genome shotgun sequence genome:
- the LOC136192362 gene encoding insulin-like growth factor 1 receptor: MSLAAIALVALLFAPGVRPNGICHGRIILTVDELRSLAQENCSVIDGPLRFLAMKSCPDMSEAPPRLDTIREVTHYVEIVALPSIYRSLSQLLPNLTRIRGKALVCSTCGRDNGGDDVGYAMSIRSSPFLQSLGLTKLRRIDRGGVRLLNNYQLVSTVNWTWIVANEKANLDVEGNLSIRENRCDNDACPSGYCWDTSTSDCQERNSCLNSSYSDGLCTSNVSCQGTCLTKCSDGEIVSADGLRCVERCDEIAAIVPSIDLRVETVSSYQMNGSCVVQCPPGYYGDQETRHCIESEWLPCPQKVMIGSEADARDFANCEYVNGSLIISVDLSREKLMAYFGRIRAVEDYVMIFQTIHVTSLDFLNNVAAIQGRNLWKDKYSFVLYANAELGQLWDGFRNLSIADNSSAYVHINPNLCYSAMDDVRFVYGGNVTGTGNSLKGLCKESLVPLKLEFSNVTASQFRVAWNSSTSSRSRMAMYDIMGYSIFYREQPSLEERAPVGEIFMDRDSSWFIIRVDPEEKSATIRQLEPSTKYEVLVESVTLASIEKNVQMGEESPVRIVTTGPAVRRLAWHIESTLCNPRSASLAFFDENEDNARDFDVYIQEIEWPNDVSKWIQQRRLHNDPDIHGPVMCDTWQDSHKEECWIHDDHLASVNRTVIVTYGAEVLSLVDDVSCDCSVNGSIEVSLGTSRLYSNPEVNVTVDEAFTLTEDPYVKLDLATFQKPFALYSVQVRRRKRRDDMTECSSWSLPTVFRTPPDCDEDRVSFDSPSTGIQQENSRITVSWIKPKTPNGRVLFYVIELYAMKDEISKIEALNETACAPYHLCRNDTGQRRCADKTLCTVLLVCCVDPQPEPSVDFQITFTGKREDSQLFARVHTKSLADYGECYTVWSHKRTFRHLKDSTYTASVEQTIGLSVGLSLAGLVLLSVVLLLIKTRKKWRKNKVIIDTVREYFNDWNIDMNFLPPSPGAEYEADEWEIDRADVIMTDSLGEGTFGIVYRGVLVKEGLPVDVAVKCISESSDAVEKLNFLREASIMKKFINDYVVRLLGIVSRGHSPLVVMELMENGDLKKYLRSKRPRESTSGDVGFIDDFPLSVNAFLKMSAEIATGMAYLASRNFVHRDLAARNCMVTDSGTVKIGDFGMTRDIYQNDYYRKQGKGPLPVRWMAPESLHDGVFTSASDVWSYGIVLWEISTLGALPYCGLSNEEVMSHVCKGKLMDVAKLQHVPKIILSLTKKCWEYRTVDRPSFPDILNELPALEGCEATI; the protein is encoded by the exons ATGTCACTTGCGGCGATTGCATTGGTCGCACTCCTCTTCGCACCTGGCGTGCGACCGAACG GAATCTGTCATGGCCGAATCATTCTCACGGTCGACGAACTTCGAAGTCTCGCGCAGGAGAACTGCTCCGTCATCGACGGTCCACTTCGCTTTCTCGCCATGAAATCGTGTCCGGATATGAGCGAAGCGCCTCCCCGACTCGACACGATACGCGAAGTGACTCATTACGTCGAAATAGTCGCCCTCCCGTCGATCTATCGAAGCCTAAGCCAACTCCTGCCCAACCTGACGCGCATACGCGGCAAGGCGCTCGTCTGTTCGACGTGCGGACGCGACAacggcggcgatgacgtcggcTACGCGATGTCCATACGTTCGAGTCCGTTTCTACAGAGTCTCGGTCTAACAAAATTGCGGCGAATCGatcgcggcggcgttcgacTGCTCAACAACTACCAATTGGTTTCGACGGTCAACTGGACGTGGATCGTTGCGAACGAAAAGGCGAATTTGGATGTCGAGGGAAACCTGTCGATTCGAGAGAATCGATGCGACAATGATGCGTGTCCGTCCGGGTATTGCTGGGATACGAGCACTTCCGATTGTCAGGAGAGAA ATTCGTGCTTGAACTCGTCGTATTCGGACGGCCTTTGCACGTCCAATGTTTCCTGTCAGGGAACGTGCTTGACTAAGTGCTCAGATGGCGAAATCGTTTCT GCAGACGGACTACGTTGCGTCGAGCGCTGCGACGAAATAGCCGCGATCGTGCCGTCAATTGATCTTCGAGTCGAAACTGTTTCCAGTTACCAAATGAATGGGTCCTGCGTAGTTCAATGTCCACCCGGTTACTATGGCGATCAGGAAACGCGTCATTGCATTGAATCCG AGTGGTTGCCCTGCCCACAGAAGGTCATGATTGGGAGTGAGGCGGATGCTCGCGATTTTGCAAATTGCGAGTACGTGAACGGAAGTCTGATCATTTCCGTCGATCTCT CCCGAGAAAAGCTGATGGCTTATTTCGGACGCATTCGCGCGGTGGAGGACTACGTCATGATCTTTCAAACtattcacgtgacgtcgctgGATTTTTTGAACAACGTCGCAGCTATTCAGGGCAGAAACTTGTGGAAGGACaa GTACTCGTTCGTCTTGTACGCAAACGCAGAGCTGGGCCAATTGTGGGACGGCTTTCGCAATCTTTCAATTGCCGACAACTCTTCCGCCTACGTTCACATAAATCCAAATTTGTGCTACTCGGCAATGGACGACGTGCGGTTTGTGTACGGCGGCAATGTGACTGGCACGGGAAATTCCCTCAAGGGACTCT GCAAAGAAAGTCTAGTGCCTCTAAAGTTGGAGTTTTCCAACGTCACGGCATCTCAGTTTAGAGTGGCGTGGAACTCCTCCACATCGTCGAGAAGCCGAATGGCAATGTATGACATTATGGGTTATTCGATATTTTACCGAGAGCAACCGTCACTGGAAGAGAGAGCTCCGGTTGGAGAAATCTTCATGGACAG AGACTCGTCTTGGTTCATAATCCGAGTCGATCCCGAGGAGAAATCCGCAACGATTCGACAGCTCgaaccgtcgacgaagtaCGAAGTGCTAGTCGAGTCTGTTACGCTGGCATCGATCGAAAAGAACGTACAAATGGGCGAGGAATCGCCCGTCCGAATAGTCACTACTGGACCAG CCGTTCGTCGATTGGCTTGGCACATAGAGTCGACTTTGTGCAACCCCCGTTCAGCCAGTCTCGcctttttcgacgaaaacgaagataaCGCTCGCGACTTCGACGTCTATATACAAGAAATCGAATGGCCGAACGACGTGTCCAAGTGGATTCAGCAGCGACGGCTCCACAATGACCCCGACATTCATGGGCCAGTGATGTGCGATACCTGGCAGGACAGTCACAAAGAAGAATGTTGGATACACGACGATCATTTGGCTTCAGTGAATAGAACGGTTATTGTCACTTACGGCGCTGAGGTGCTTTCCctagtcgacgacgtttcgtgcGATTGTTCGGTGAATGGATCAATAGAGGTGTCCCTAGGAACGTCACGTTTGTATTCTAATCCTGAAGTAAATGTGACCGTCGATGAGGCGTTTACTCTCACCGAGGATCCCTACGTGAAGTTGGATTTGGCCACCTTTCAAAAGCCATTTGCACTCTATTCTGTTCAA GTTcgaagaaggaaacgaagagaCGATATGACGGAATGTTCGTCGTGGAGTCTTCCGACCGTTTTTCGAACGCCACCAGATT GTGATGAAGACAGAGTGTCGTTCGATTCTCCGTCTACCGGTATACAACAAGAAAACTCA CGAATAACGGTTTCGTGGATCAAACCGAAGACTCCAAACGGTCGAGTTCTCTTCTATGTTATTGAACTATATGCGATG AAAGATGAGATTAGTAAAATTGAAGCGCTGAACGAAACGGCGTGCGCGCCTTATCATCTTTGCCGGAACGACACTGGCCAAAGAAGATGCGCAGACAAAACCCTGTGCACCGTTCTTCTCGTTTGTTGCGTTGATCCGCAACCGGAACCGAGCGTCGATTTCCAGATTACCTTTACTGGCAAGCGCGAGGATTCCCAGCTTTTTGCCAGAGTGCATACCAAATCACTGGCTGATTATGGCGAATGCTACACCGTGTGGTCGCACAAACGAACTTTCAGGCATCTCAAGGATTCCACGTATACTGCATCAGTCGAGCAAACAATTGGACTATCTGTCGGTCTTTCGCTTGCCGGGCTAGTTCTATTGAGCGTCGTGCTCCTTTTGataaagacgagaaaaaaatg GCGGAAGAACAAGGTGATTATCGACACTGTTAGAGAATACTTTAACGATTGGAACATCGATATGAATTTTCTGCCTCCTTCGCCTGGTGCAG AATACGAAGCTGACGAATGGGAGATCGATCGAGCTGACGTGATTATGACTGATTCACTGGGCGAAGGCACTTTCGGCATTGTCTACAGGGGAGTTCTCGTAAAGGAAGGATTGCCCGTTGATGTTGCAGTCAAG TGCATTTCCGAGTCGTCCGATGCTGtggagaaattgaattttctcagAGAGGCCTCAATTATGAA gaaatTTATAAACGACTACGTCGTTCGTCTGCTTGGGATCGTTTCTCGGGGCCACTCTCCATTGGTCGTCATGGAATTGATGGAAAACGGTGACCTAAAGAAGTATCTTCGTTCTAAGAGACCGCGGGAG AGTACTAGTGGCGACGTCGGCTTCATCGACGATTTTCCTTTATCAGTCAACGCTTTCCTAAAAATGTCAGCCGAAATTGCAACGGGGATGGCCTACTTGGCGAGCAGAAACTTTGTCCATCG AGATCTAGCGGCACGCAACTGTATGGTCACCGATAGTGGCACAGTCAAGATAGGAG ACTTTGGAATGACTCGCGACATATATCAAAATGACTACTACAGAAAGCAAGGAAAAGGGCCGTTGCCAGTGCGGTGGATGGCGCCGGAATCACTTCACGACGGCGTCTTCACGAGCGCGTCTGACGTTTG GTCGTACGGAATAGTTCTGTGGGAAATTTCGACGCTAGGTGCTTTGCCCTACTGCGGTCTGTCGAACGAAGAGGTAATGTCTCACGTTTGCAAAGGAAAGTTGATGGATGTCGCAAAGCTTCAACATGTTCCAAAAATAAT TCTGAGTCTAACGAAAAAGTGCTGGGAGTATCGGACTGTGGATCGTCCTTCGTTTCCCGACATACTGAACGAGCTACCAGCATTAGAAGGATGCGAGGCCACTATCTAA
- the LOC136192378 gene encoding monocarboxylate transporter 12-like: MLRSTRVWRTLRSPSSSVDEGWAFVVLVFVSVCFFADYFIIYSFGVLYTALLDVYSAQSGRHNASSNVTNSSTPDSCSYGDGQDLSGPAAWSFTLHIMFLGIWSPLATYLTHRWSNRIVIVIGGFCYSLGSLTCAFTTSAWQAVLLYGGIAGFGSAFLYAPLFSLLPCYFEKHLTLACGIAGAAIHLGPVAGAPVSQVVMDRFGMEGIAALYGVLGILIIFSAIFLRPSSRYTKKREGRDDDDENSELKKFVTMFTFFKTHPRVVVWVFVSVVAYALLYTTNVHLVRYAECTLQASDEASSLLLTYMWVSTTVACVIVGVIFNRVKVRRPVYIQMGLMLCGGLFAMGFPLYTSYGLSVIFVVGYGFSIAMNSLHPNVAASLVGPELSNHAIGLFAVFTGSLSPCSAPIAGWMYDSFGDYRYSFLTMGCAVVCFALMEILIEIYAERRSEHTMSTRETNVTAPCKRDPFPPLSYETSL; this comes from the exons ATGCTACGTTCTACAAGGGTTTGGCGCACTCTGcgctctccgtcgtcgtcagttgACGAAGGATGGGCATTTGTTGTTCTTGTATTTGTATCCGTGTGCTTTTTCGCCGACTATTTCATTATCTACTCGTTCGGAGTTCTCTACACGGCCCTTCTCGATGTCTACTCAGCTCAAAGTGGGAGACATAACGCAAGCAGCAACGTAACAAACTCGAGCACGCCCGACTCGTGCTCGTACGGCGACGGGCAAGATTTGAGCGGACCCGCAG ctTGGAGTTTTACTCTCCACATTATGTTTCTTGGGATATGGAGTCCTCTTGCGACGTACCTCACCCATCGATGGAGCAACAGGATTGTCATTGTGATAGGCGGCTTTTGTTATAGCCTTGGATCGCTGACATGCGCGTTTACTACGAGTGCGTGGCAGGCCGTTCTGTTGTACGGCGGCATTGCGGGTTTTGGATCGGCGTTTTTGTATGCTCcgttgttttctcttctgccTTGCTATTTCGAAAAACATTTGACGTTGGCGTGCGGTATAGCCGGCGCTGCAATTCATCTCGGTCCCGTTGCCGGAGCTCCCGTGTCGCAAGTAGTAATGGATCGTTTTGGAATGGAGGGCATTGCGGCGCTCTACGGCGTTTTGGGAATATTAATCATCTTCTCTGCTATATTTCTGCGTCCGTCGTCACGCtatacgaagaaaagagaagggcgtgacgacgacgacgagaattcgGAACTGAAGAAATTTGTCACAATGTTTACCTTCTTCAAAACTCATCCacgtgtcgtcgtttggGTTTTTGTCTCCGTCGTTGCTTACGCTCTTCTCTACACAACTAATGTGCACCTG gtgCGGTATGCCGAGTGCACGTTGCAAGCTagcgacgaagcgtcgagcCTTCTTTTGACGTACATGTGGGTGTCTACAACGGTCGCTTGCGTCATTGTTGGCGTCATTTTTAATCGCGTAAAGGTGCGTCGACCGGTTTATATCCAGATGGGACTGATGCTTTGCGGTGGTCTTTTTGCTATGGGTTTTCCTCTCTACACCTCGTATGGGTTGAGTGTCATCTTTGTCGTAGGCTACGGTTTCAGCATTGCAATGAATTCACTGCATCCCAATGTTGCGGCATCTCTAGTGGGACCGGAGCTGTCTAATCATGCAATTGGTTTGTTTGCCGTTTTTACTGGATCTTTATCTCCGTGTTCTGCTCCAATAGCAG GTTGGATGTATGACAGTTTTGGAGATTACCGATACTCGTTCTTGACAATGGGATGCGCAGTGGTCTGCTTTGCACTGATGGAAATTCTAATTGAAATAtatgcagaaagaagaagtgaaCATACTATGAGCACTCGAGAAACCAATGTCACTGCACCATGCAAACGCGATCCGTTTCCACCGCTATCTTATGAAACGAGTCTTTGA
- the LOC136192195 gene encoding monocarboxylate transporter 2-like codes for RRRVSTIIGSTRVWRTLRSPSSSVDGGWALVVLALVSVCFFANYFIIYSFGVLYTGLLDVYAAQSGRQNASSNETNSSAPDSCSYGDGQDLSGSAAWSFTLNMIFLGIWSPLATYLSHRWSNRIVIAIGGFLFSLGSLTCAFTTRAWQAVLLYGGIAGVGSAFLYTPLFSLLPRYFDKHVTLACSIAGASIHLGPVAGAPVSQVIMDRFGMEGIATVYGVGGIIIIFSAIFLRPSSRFTNKTRDGGDEKSELKKFLTMFTFFKTHPRVIVWISVVVVAYALFSTASVHLVRYAECTLQAGSKASSLLLTYMWTSATVGSVIVGVIFNRVKVRWRIYVQMGLMLCGGLFAMGFPLYTSYGLSVIFAVGYGFTISMNSLNANVAASLVGPELSTHAIGLFAVSTGCLSPCSAPIAGWMYDSFGDYRYSFLTMGCAVVFFALMEILIERRAERRREHTVSTLETNITAPSKSNSFPPLSSYETSV; via the exons CGGAGACGGGTGTCTACTATCATAGGTTCTACGAGAGTTTGGCGCACTCTGcgctctccgtcgtcgtcagttgACGGAGGATGGGCCCTTGTGGTTCTCGCATTGGTATCGGTGTGCTTTTTCGCCAACTATTTCATTATCTACTCGTTCGGAGTCCTCTACACGGGCCTTCTCGACGTCTACGCAGCTCAGAGTGGAAGGCAGAACGCAAGTAGCAACGAAACAAACTCGAGCGCACCCGACTCGTGCTCGTACGGCGACGGGCAAGATTTGAGCGGATCAGCAG CTTGGAGTTTTACTCTCAACATGATCTTTCTTGGGATTTGGAGTCCTCTTGCGACGTACCTCAGCCATCGATGGAGCAACAGGATTGTCATTGCGATAGGCGGCTTTCTTTTTAGCCTCGGATCGCTGACATGCGCGTTTACTACACGCGCGTGGCAGGCCGTTCTATTGTACGGCGGCATCGCTGGAGTCGGATCGGCGTTTCTGTACACTCCactgttttctcttctgccTCGCTATTTCGATAAGCACGTGACTTTGGCGTGCAGTATAGCCGGTGCTTCCATACATCTTGGACCCGTCGCTGGAGCTCCCGTATCGCAAGTAATAATGGATCGCTTTGGAATGGAGGGCATTGCGACGGTCTACGGCGTCGGGGGAATTATAATTATCTTCTCTGCCATATTTCTGCGTCCGTCGTCACGCTTTACTAATAAGACACGAGACGGCGGTGACGAGAAATCGGAACTAAAGAAATTTCTTACGATGTTCACCTTCTTCAAAACTCATCCACGTGTCATCGTTTGGatttctgtcgtcgtcgttgcttaCGCTCTTTTCTCCACAGCCAGCGTGCACCTT GTTCGGTATGCTGAGTGCACGTTGCAAGCTGGCAGCAAAGCGTCGAGCCTTCTTTTGACGTACATGTGGACGTCTGCAACGGTTGGTAGCGTGATTGTTGGCGTTATCTTTAATCGCGTGAAGGTACGTTGGCGGATTTATGTCCAGATGGGATTGATGCTTTGCGGTGGTCTTTTCGCCATGGGTTTTCCTCTCTATACGTCGTATGGGTTGAGTGTCATCTTTGCTGTGGGATACGGTTTCACCATTTCAATGAATTCACTGAATGCTAATGTTGCGGCCTCTTTAGTGGGACCGGAACTGTCTACTCACGCAATTGGTTTGTTTGCTGTTTCAACGGGATGTTTATCTCCGTGTTCTGCCCCCATAGCAG GATGGATGTATGACAGTTTTGGCGATTACCGATACTCGTTCTTGACAATGGGATGCGCAGTGGTCTTTTTTGCACTGATGGAAATACTAATTGAAAGAcgtgcagaaagaagaagagaacataCTGTGAGCACTCTAGAAACCAATATCACTGCACCATCTAAAAGCAACTCGTTTCCACCACTATCATCTTACGAAACGAGTGTCTAA
- the LOC136192369 gene encoding lysyl oxidase homolog 2-like, with product MQVFLVIDVFLLVSASAYDVRLVDGRRDNEGRVEVRYAPSADVRPFWGTVCDDRWNLVDAHVVCRQLGYERAEIAHVGGHFGRGSGPILMDEVACRGTEARLADCPFDGWRQHDCSHLEDAGVRCFVPDPVEDIGDVPIRLVDGPNEREGRVLLLRDDGTWSAVYGAGFGEEESRVACGQLGYAFGRARAGLDDDTPWNGTVTMRRPACTGRENTLSKCRVASWAVEKARNGTTMRDLAHVQCSNVNFLRSPQQAQDEALFRRSLIRLRGGIGPWEGRLEVNRNGKWGTVCDKAFYMNAANAACRQAGYGTVKSIARRELFGRGLGYIALEGVYCAGNEVSLLDCDPAVSDHFRDRCAHWKDVGITCHKPKVETNVRLVSRDGNAASMHGYVHVRLNDETWYPLCSAFWSRPEANVVCRELELGYAAAGRSFPVHNSSHHHLHSDYWCSGKETELRKCRLIGRVKTAKCVRGVAWVSCAKGLPDLIPDPSALERSLSRYYVQQVTLSSFPCAVEEKCFSTSNTSSSSQSNRRILRFTTRILNLGRAPFQPHADRTDWQWHQCHQHYHSFEEFTLYDVVDLKGNHQVKGHKASFCLEDSDCLDQGPMPRYHYYCNGGPQGISVNCADSYRRHLDCQWVDITGLSYGTYRLVIHVNPRRKVAETDYDNNEVYCEFVYRGDHVSIEVKSCGFVRL from the exons ATGCAGGTGTTCCTtgtcatcgacgtctttcttctcgtctcagCTAGCGCGTACGACGtacgactcgtcgacggtcgAAGAGACAACGAAGGTCGCGTCGAAGTGCGCTACGCACCGTCAGCTGACGTCCGACCCTTCTGGGGAACAGTCTGCGACGATCGTTggaatctcgtcgacgcccaCGTCGTGTGCCGTCAGCTGGGCTACGAACGCGCCGAAATTGCGCACGTAGGAGGCCATTTCGGACGCGGATCGGGACCCATCCTCATGGACGAAGTCGCGTGCCGCGGAACGGAGGCGCGTCTCGCCGATTGCCCGTTCGACGGCTGGCGTCAGCACGATTGCTCGCACTTGGAAGACGCCGGCGTTCGATGTTTCGTGCCGGATCCCGTGGAGGATATCGGCGACGTGCcgattcgtctcgtcgacggtccGAACGAGAGGGAAGGACGCGTTCTATTgttgcgcgacgacggcacgtggTCCGCCGTCTACGGGGCGGGGTTTGGAGAGGAGGAGAGTCGGGTCGCGTGCGGGCAGCTGGGCTATGCGTTCGGGCGAGCGCGCGCcggtctcgacgacgacacgccTTGGAATGGGACTGTGACGATGAGACGGCCGGCGTGCACCGGACGAGAAAACACGCTCTCAAAGTGTCGTGTTGCCAGCTGGGCGGTGGAGAAGGCACGGAATGGGACGACGATGCGTGATCTTGCTCACGTGCAATGCTCAAACGTGAATTTTCTACGAAGCCCTCAGCAAGCACAGGACGAAGCTCTCTTCCGTCGATCTCTC ATTCGACTTCGAGGCGGCATTGGGCCATGGGAGGGACGACTCGAAGTGAACAGGAACGGAAAGTGGGGAACTGTGTGCGATAAAGCGTTCTATATGAACGCGGCCAACGCAGCGTGTCGACAGGCCGGCTACGGAACAGTGAAAAGCATAGCTAGACGCGAGCT GTTTGGTCGGGGTTTGGGGTACATTGCTTTGGAAGGCGTTTACTGTGCTGGCAATGAAGTGTCTCTTTTGGACTGCGATCCAGCTGTAAGTGATCATTTTCGTGACCGCTGCGCGCACTGGAAAGACGTCGGAATTACTTGTCATAAGCCGAAAGTCGAAACG AACGTTCGCCTCGTCTCAAGAGATGGCAACGCGGCTTCTATGCACGGATATGTTCACGTTCGTTTAAATGACGAAACCTGGTATCCCCTTTGCAGTGCGTTCTGGAGTCGCCCTGAAGCAAATGTCGTGTGCCGAGAATTGGAGCTAGGCTACGCGGCAGCGGGACGCAGTTTCCCGGTCCACAACAGCAGCCACCATCATCTCCATTCAGACTACTGGTGTTCGGGAAAAGAGACGGAACTTCGCAAGTGCAGGCTTATAGGTCGCGTCAAAACGGCCAAGTGCGTGCGTGGCGTGGCGTGGGTGTCCTGCGCAAAGG GTTTACCTGACTTGATTCCTGATCCTTCGGCTCTGGAACGGTCTCTGTCTCGTTACTACGTTCAGCAAGTTACACTGTCGAGTTTTCCGTGCGCTGTCGAAGAGAAGTGTTTCAGCACGTCCAATACTTCATCGAGTTCTCAATCAAATCGACGTATTTTGCGCTTCACCACTCGCATTCTCAACTTGGGGCGTGCACCGTTCCAGCCGCATGCCGATCGAACCGACTGGCAGTGGCATCAATGTCACCAGCACTATCATTCATTTGAAGAATTTACTCTGTATGACGTTGTCGATTTGAAGGGTAATCATCAGGTGAAAGGTCACAAGGCGAGTTTTTGCCTCGAAGACTCGGACTGCCTCGATCAGGGACCGATGCCGAGGTATCACTATTACTGCAACGGCGGTCCTCAGGGAATATCGGTCAATTGCGCCGATTCCTATCGTCGGCATCTCGATTGTCAATGGGTCGATATTACGGGATTGAGCTACGGAACTTATAGGCTTGTCATTCACGTGAATCCTCGTCGAAAAGTCGCCGAAACCGACTACGACAACAACGAGGTGTATTGTGAGTTTGTCTATAGAGGTGATCACGTCTCTATTGAAGTGAAATCTTGCGGATTTGTGAGATTGTAG
- the LOC136192386 gene encoding ankyrin repeat and MYND domain-containing protein 2-like, with translation MDGEKLREAAAAGDLALVKSILKQQKSKIVDAADEDGMTPLMHAAYKNQLAVCDYLLSKGADVNWDNHKHQYTPLMFAVLSGSPEVTQLLLQSGASLTKTNGIGKTAAQLAGFVGHHNCVTVISNFFPQTELEPYTKPQGLSSTPKLYPDQVPAFYELVTSSNLNPVKLTMHLTKHGELLRRREDTVYVLEHLLETRANELNEPLAMKLHYLIHVVNACVAHENGFIKHLLTGRESDGALLNMEKFVRLSIRDFKYRNSQLLLALVKNITAVTPGDQPSALSFLEQSINGLQSSSTAESCFACGAKGNQKLCSACKRISYCSPKCQQLHWFSHKKQCKK, from the exons ATGGATGGCGAGAAGTTGCGTgaagctgctgctgcag gCGACTTGGCGTTGGTCAAGTCAATCCTGAAGCAGCAGaaatcgaaaatcgtcgacgcagcAGACGAG GATGGAATGACACCGCTCATGCACGCCGCCTACAAAAATCAGCTGGCAGTCTGCGACTATCTTCTAAGCAAAGGAGCGGACGTGAATTGGGACAATCACAAGCACCAATACACTCCACTCATGTTTGCGGTTCTCTCCG GATCTCCTGAGGTGACGCAGCTTCTGCTTCAGTCCGGGGCGTCGCTCACTAAAACAAACGGCATAGGAAAGACAGCTGCTCAGTTAGCTGGCTTCGTTG GTCATCACAACTGCGTCACTGTCATCAGCAACTTTTTCCCCCAAACTGAACTAGAACCGTATACTAAACCTCAAG GTCTTTCTAGCACACCTAAACTATATCCGGATCAAGTGCCAGCATTTTATGAATTAGTGACCAGCTCCAATCTAAATCCCGtcaaa CTTACCATGCATTTGACAAAGCACGGCGAGCTcttgagaagaagagaggatACCGTCTACGTCCTCGAGCACCTTCTCGAGACTCGAGCTAATGAACTGAACGAGCCCTTGGCCATGAAACTTCACTATCTCATACACGTTGTCAATGCCTGCGTTGCTCACGAGAACGGATTTATAAAACA TTTGCTGACTGGTCGAGAGAGCGACGGAGCTCTGCTTAATATGGAGAAATTTGTTCGTTTGAGTATTAGAGATTTCAAGTACAGAAACAGTCAGCTTTTGCTGGCCTTAGTCAAGAACATCACCGCCGTTACTCCG GGTGATCAGCCAAGTGCTCTGTCTTTCCTCGAGCAAAGTATAAACGGCCTACAGAG TTCTAGCACAGCGGAAAGCTGCTTCGCTTGTGGTGCCAAAGGAAATCAGAAACTATGTTCTGCGTGCAAAAGGATCTCGTATTGCAGTCCCAAGTGCCAGCAGCTGCACTGGTTCAGCCATAAAAAACAATGCAAGAAGTAA